In one window of Halocatena salina DNA:
- the fdhF gene encoding formate dehydrogenase subunit alpha yields the protein MSDETNGVASYMQQAKEQALKNVEHIAEDVAAGTMPEGKLFDIARSISDKRLEELTVDTTTCGYCAVGCRFDVYSDGNEVLATRPANPEKTPVNGISTCVKGKFSYGFVNANDRLTKPLVRNENGEFRTASWDEAYERVVEGFEDITDNYGGEALSVIASSKATNEENYLMGKFARQVLGTNTVDNCNRLCHSSTVTGLAKTFGYGAASVSIEDLETTDCYLITGSNTTEAHPVIGTRIKQNVRDGSDLIVFDPREVPIAEYATQYTQVNPGYDAVWINGLIRHIIENDLHDEAFIEERATGFEDMKEAVQEFTPERVEEITGAPAAEIKAAAETIATADTCVFGWALGITEHSHGTENVTALANLAAITGNVGKRGAGVSPFRGQNNVQGGGGDMGPLPDNLPGYQKIENDDVRETFEDAWNCDISADRGYYTTEMFHAADAGELRGMYCIGENPALSEPGKGHGETVLENIDFLVVQDLFLNETAKYADVVLPACSFLEKEGTFTNTDRTVQKVNPVIESRGDSKPDWVILQDLANRLGREWDYENTAEIMEEIRQLTPIYGGITQERVEREGGIQWPCFNLDHPGTQRLYTEAFNTEDGNAHLKPIGYSEPMETPDDTYPLTLTTGRVLYQYHTGTMTHRDEGIMTYNSQNFVEINPETAANYDIADGDPVCIESRRGEITVPAQVTDRVGTDTVFVPMHFAENAVNELTDAERLDPEAKTPEFKVSAVCIRPVESSAEESHKTNIEPASGDD from the coding sequence ATGAGTGACGAGACGAATGGCGTCGCCAGCTACATGCAGCAGGCAAAAGAGCAGGCACTCAAGAACGTCGAACACATCGCCGAGGATGTTGCCGCCGGCACCATGCCAGAGGGCAAACTGTTCGACATCGCGCGGTCAATCAGCGACAAACGTCTTGAGGAACTGACCGTCGACACGACCACCTGTGGGTACTGTGCAGTCGGCTGTCGGTTTGACGTGTACTCAGATGGGAACGAAGTCCTCGCCACACGACCCGCTAACCCTGAAAAGACTCCCGTGAACGGTATCTCAACCTGCGTGAAGGGAAAGTTTAGTTACGGCTTTGTGAACGCCAATGATCGCCTTACGAAACCGCTTGTCCGCAATGAGAACGGCGAGTTCCGAACGGCGTCCTGGGACGAAGCCTACGAGCGTGTCGTGGAGGGATTCGAGGACATTACGGACAACTATGGTGGTGAGGCGCTGTCAGTCATCGCTTCCTCGAAAGCGACGAACGAGGAGAACTACCTCATGGGGAAGTTCGCTCGGCAGGTTCTGGGGACGAACACTGTCGACAACTGTAATCGGCTCTGTCACTCATCGACGGTCACAGGACTCGCAAAGACGTTCGGTTACGGAGCAGCGTCTGTGAGCATCGAGGATCTTGAAACGACCGATTGCTATCTTATCACGGGATCAAATACGACCGAGGCACACCCTGTCATCGGTACTCGCATCAAGCAAAACGTCCGTGACGGCAGCGACCTCATCGTGTTCGACCCGCGTGAAGTCCCGATCGCCGAATACGCCACGCAATACACGCAGGTTAATCCTGGGTATGACGCCGTCTGGATCAACGGTCTCATTCGGCATATCATCGAGAATGACCTCCACGACGAGGCGTTCATTGAGGAACGGGCAACGGGGTTCGAAGACATGAAAGAGGCGGTGCAGGAGTTTACGCCCGAACGTGTCGAAGAGATTACAGGCGCCCCCGCAGCGGAGATCAAGGCTGCCGCAGAAACGATCGCGACTGCCGACACATGCGTGTTCGGCTGGGCGCTCGGCATCACCGAACACTCCCACGGCACGGAGAATGTCACAGCATTGGCGAACCTTGCCGCGATCACGGGTAACGTCGGCAAACGAGGGGCGGGCGTCTCTCCGTTCCGGGGCCAGAACAACGTGCAAGGTGGCGGCGGTGACATGGGACCGCTTCCCGACAACCTTCCTGGCTACCAGAAAATCGAGAATGACGATGTCCGCGAGACGTTCGAAGACGCCTGGAATTGTGATATCTCGGCCGATCGCGGTTACTACACGACGGAGATGTTCCACGCGGCAGATGCCGGAGAGCTCCGCGGAATGTACTGCATCGGTGAGAACCCCGCACTCTCCGAGCCCGGAAAAGGACATGGCGAGACAGTCTTAGAGAACATAGACTTCCTCGTCGTACAGGATCTTTTCTTGAATGAAACCGCAAAGTACGCGGATGTTGTCCTACCGGCGTGTTCGTTCCTCGAGAAAGAAGGAACGTTCACGAACACGGACCGGACCGTCCAGAAGGTGAACCCAGTCATCGAGTCGCGTGGCGACTCGAAGCCGGACTGGGTGATCTTACAGGACCTCGCGAATCGACTGGGTCGCGAATGGGACTACGAAAACACCGCCGAAATCATGGAGGAGATACGCCAGCTGACTCCGATCTATGGCGGCATCACCCAGGAACGCGTCGAGCGTGAGGGGGGTATCCAGTGGCCGTGTTTCAATCTCGACCACCCCGGTACGCAACGCCTCTATACGGAGGCGTTCAACACCGAAGATGGGAACGCTCACCTCAAGCCGATTGGCTACAGTGAGCCGATGGAGACACCAGATGACACCTATCCGCTGACGCTCACAACCGGTCGCGTCCTCTATCAGTACCACACAGGCACGATGACGCACCGAGATGAGGGTATCATGACGTACAACTCACAGAACTTCGTCGAGATCAACCCAGAGACCGCGGCGAACTACGACATTGCGGATGGGGATCCGGTCTGCATCGAGTCGCGCCGCGGCGAAATTACTGTACCAGCACAGGTGACCGATCGCGTCGGGACGGACACCGTATTCGTGCCGATGCATTTCGCGGAAAACGCAGTGAACGAGTTAACAGATGCTGAACGTCTCGATCCAGAGGCTAAGACGCCGGAGTTCAAGGTATCAGCAGTCTGCATCAGGCCCGTAGAGAGCAGTGCAGAAGAGTCTCACAAAACGAATATTGAGCCAGCTTCGGGGGATGATTGA
- a CDS encoding DUF1641 domain-containing protein, translated as MADPTTTVPEAAMNRSSDRPKEGEQALRAVIEEYGDDYAAAAEYTDELENILETALLVLASADDEEVEYLTDSMITLVEAADAVSTDGTVALAEGIGENTGELSELLDAVCRLQHHGHVNMFVRIAETLSASLDEEEAEELAVALGDNGSEAAAAIDSMMELQREGHLDNLVELSRTLSALEVDESTVTGLNRVLNAVGEAEQEPKPVGLFGLIRSLGRRDVRTGLGYIVTVLKAQGRRLRKDV; from the coding sequence ATGGCAGATCCTACAACGACCGTTCCAGAGGCGGCGATGAACCGATCGTCAGACCGGCCCAAAGAAGGAGAACAAGCGCTTCGTGCAGTCATCGAAGAATACGGCGACGACTACGCGGCCGCTGCCGAGTACACGGACGAACTAGAGAATATTCTCGAGACGGCACTACTCGTGCTCGCGAGCGCCGACGATGAGGAAGTCGAATATTTGACAGATTCAATGATAACGCTCGTTGAAGCAGCGGACGCCGTCTCAACCGATGGCACCGTGGCACTCGCGGAAGGGATCGGCGAGAACACCGGTGAACTTTCGGAACTCCTCGACGCGGTTTGTCGCCTCCAGCACCACGGTCATGTCAATATGTTCGTTCGTATTGCAGAGACGCTCTCGGCGTCGCTCGACGAGGAAGAAGCAGAAGAACTTGCTGTCGCGCTCGGTGACAACGGATCGGAGGCCGCAGCGGCTATCGACTCCATGATGGAACTCCAGCGTGAGGGCCATCTCGATAATCTCGTGGAGTTGTCGAGGACACTGTCTGCCCTCGAGGTCGACGAATCGACAGTGACCGGCCTGAACAGGGTGCTGAACGCCGTCGGGGAGGCCGAACAGGAACCGAAACCGGTTGGCCTGTTCGGGCTCATTCGCTCACTCGGCCGGCGCGATGTGCGCACAGGTCTCGGCTACATTGTGACCGTGCTGAAGGCGCAGGGACGCCGACTCAGGAAAGACGTCTGA
- a CDS encoding molybdopterin oxidoreductase family protein has protein sequence MTDQPDRSINETETVCPLCAVGCRLTHGDGDRAEGCEGPANPNGRLCAKGATAFEAVRDDDRLTTPLVRRDDGLVPTDWSTALDRVVNDFETVCDASGSDALAFFGAPRCTNEENYLLQKLARSLGTNNVDNRARLCHASAATALESRFGWPASTNCLTDLTDADLLLVVGANPAIQQPVAFDAFVRPAVADGTTLVDIDPRQNETTRIADQHITPRPGTDALCFHLVCALLVEHEYVDTSFVNNRTSDYETFKAALANIDIDEGQQTTGVDSETLIALVDRIGTADRITVIGGTGIEDGGDETTTTDALLNMLLLTGNVGRPGTGFMLLRGLNNEQGAVDMGCRPDILPGHQSVTDDAARRRVADVWNTEPPSHPGRNEYEALDAFGTTVHGALVVGENPAIEKRDADWVAHQLDALETLVLLDVFPSETMQHADVVLPAAVGLEKAGTITNLDRRVQRLSVTASPPGMARTDYAILAALGEQLVGDGFAPVDPETAFDELQAVNPLYDGFSDTVGECWPVGNDDGLYTDGFATHDSKAPFVPLDPAVTSPADDELVLIVGSRAGGFDTEYTVDNRVRLNVNDATMREIEEGDHVVVATGDITVTTTAAVGDAVREGTAYLHADVADPLVRSASGSPTVTVTLAKDV, from the coding sequence ATGACTGACCAACCCGATCGATCAATCAACGAGACCGAAACGGTGTGCCCACTCTGTGCGGTGGGTTGTCGCCTTACACACGGCGATGGCGACCGTGCGGAGGGCTGTGAGGGACCAGCAAATCCGAACGGCCGCCTCTGTGCGAAGGGAGCGACAGCGTTCGAAGCTGTTCGTGATGACGACCGACTCACGACGCCACTCGTGCGCCGCGACGATGGCCTCGTCCCGACCGATTGGTCGACAGCACTTGATCGGGTGGTCAACGATTTCGAGACCGTGTGCGACGCCAGCGGATCGGATGCACTCGCGTTCTTCGGCGCACCACGTTGTACAAACGAAGAGAATTACCTCCTTCAGAAACTCGCCCGATCACTCGGAACGAACAACGTTGATAACCGTGCACGGCTCTGTCACGCCTCAGCGGCGACCGCACTCGAAAGCCGCTTTGGCTGGCCGGCTTCGACAAATTGCCTCACCGATCTGACGGACGCCGACCTTCTTCTTGTCGTCGGTGCGAACCCAGCTATTCAACAACCCGTAGCGTTCGACGCGTTCGTCCGCCCGGCCGTTGCCGATGGGACGACACTCGTTGATATCGATCCTCGGCAGAACGAGACGACACGCATTGCCGATCAGCATATCACTCCTCGGCCTGGCACCGACGCGCTGTGTTTCCACCTTGTCTGTGCGCTTCTTGTCGAACACGAATATGTCGACACGTCATTTGTCAATAATCGTACGAGTGACTACGAGACGTTCAAGGCAGCTCTCGCTAACATCGATATCGACGAAGGCCAGCAGACAACTGGTGTTGACAGTGAGACGCTTATTGCTCTTGTCGATCGCATCGGGACGGCTGACCGGATTACTGTTATCGGGGGAACGGGCATCGAAGACGGTGGTGATGAAACCACGACGACGGACGCGCTGCTTAACATGCTGTTGCTCACTGGCAATGTCGGACGGCCGGGAACGGGATTCATGCTCCTTCGTGGACTAAACAACGAACAGGGGGCTGTTGACATGGGCTGTCGGCCCGACATACTTCCTGGTCACCAGTCGGTTACGGACGATGCCGCACGGCGCCGGGTTGCGGACGTATGGAATACTGAACCTCCGTCTCACCCTGGACGTAACGAGTATGAGGCGCTCGATGCGTTCGGTACTACTGTTCATGGAGCGCTCGTGGTTGGTGAGAATCCGGCGATCGAAAAACGCGATGCCGACTGGGTGGCACACCAGCTAGATGCGCTGGAGACACTCGTCCTTCTCGATGTATTCCCAAGCGAGACGATGCAACACGCCGACGTTGTCCTCCCAGCAGCGGTCGGTCTGGAGAAGGCAGGAACAATAACGAATCTCGATCGACGGGTGCAGCGGCTATCGGTCACTGCGTCACCGCCTGGCATGGCCCGGACAGACTATGCAATTTTGGCGGCACTGGGCGAACAGCTCGTCGGAGACGGATTCGCACCCGTCGATCCGGAGACGGCCTTTGACGAACTCCAGGCGGTGAATCCGTTGTACGATGGGTTCTCTGATACGGTTGGCGAGTGCTGGCCGGTGGGCAACGATGATGGTCTTTACACCGACGGGTTCGCGACCCACGATAGCAAGGCACCATTTGTACCCCTCGATCCGGCGGTTACGTCACCAGCTGACGACGAACTCGTACTCATCGTTGGTAGTCGAGCCGGTGGCTTCGACACCGAGTACACGGTTGACAATCGGGTACGGCTGAACGTGAATGATGCGACGATGCGAGAAATCGAAGAGGGCGACCATGTCGTTGTCGCCACTGGTGACATCACGGTTACCACAACGGCCGCTGTCGGTGATGCTGTCCGCGAAGGAACAGCGTACCTCCACGCGGACGTGGCCGATCCACTCGTTCGGTCAGCGTCGGGATCTCCCACCGTCACCGTTACACTCGCTAAGGATGTTTAA
- a CDS encoding glycoside hydrolase family 2 TIM barrel-domain containing protein, with the protein MGQEISSYTDQANSTLQTNRRRFLQAAGFTGLTGITSTVFTTATAVPSSSSNPGTISNLSEYIEAPSVFKENQEPPHVHTAIPFNSVSAARDANTPFTELESRLNESSNFRLLNGNWDFVWYKKPADVPDSYADIDWDTITVPSCWQTQGYDQFVYLNTPLTWTGIDEATNTTPPEVPNDYNPVGTYRREFSVPNGWDGRETFLHFEGVKQAFFVWIDDTYIGYNQGSMTATEFDITDNISSGSEHTLTVQVYRFSDGEALETQDMFRFSGIYRSVYLYSTPQVHLRDFFVRTNLDDDFEDATLRVDAELANYTGTNQGHHTLRGHLFGTDNAKVSSFETSGLVGPEGVTLSAETTVTELEKWSAEDPTLYTLVLEHVTGGSTAEAMFEPVGFREFTIKDNKIHVNGQPVNIRGVNSHEHHPDHGRYVPIETVKKDFSLMKRHNVNALRCSHYPRDPSVYYLADEYGLYVQDELNVETHWNTNLLGQTDNWDAQALERFRRMIQCDKNRPCIFTWSTGNEAGLHNVHYEMAEYITGEDEDNDGDAGTGIDPTRFLYHQDNSGGFGSGFGGDAPYAPIIGPRYPSPDGMKAAIEANSEGKPIIMGEYAHAMGNSGGLFHDFWKWIQPDHRTVTETIFTDQSSASNDGTLVGDLQIVEEDNGAVILDNDGYINVGEDSSLDFSEPGFTVWARVKDKDIQNDDPYIARGDQQYALKIIPGDTVPKLQFFIYDRNNSWQTLNVPVPDDWTDSYHDVVGVATNSTLKLLVDGELLAEESHDASTLKPENYDYPATIGYNAQENRYTDASISQIRVYNRALSNSEVKSAVSDSSPPNSAVLWMDFKQYTQDPVLRQYDEYDRFQGGFVWDWVNQAVHRTTQADGETTEYRFYDDNPFCLNGVISADRVPQPSLEQLKKAHQPVGVTAVDLINGEVRITNHLHFANLNTLDTTWELRADDEILQNGNLSTDIAPDESAVVSIPFSKPELEPGVEYWLTLRFKTTEDTKWADAGHQLAFDQLKVPFDVPEPSTIQIDELPGLSVSDDGRQITVAGDDFEYVLSKDQGTLSSGTYNGTEVVSAGPLLDFFRAPIQNEIQEWGAAESNEWYDIGLDNLQHEVESVEAVQAEDSVAHVAVESFVSGNTSDAGFNTQYRYKIFGSGDILLGVDVEPNQALVDAISHWLPRIGVTMDVPNTLDQFEWYGRGPHETYPDRKWGAEIGVYTGSVADQFVPYQPPSDNGNKTDTRWTALTNDDGVGLVSFGQPEMNVNLDQYKNLAEADHVYELKEKEDVTTVHLDHAVAGVGGTPAQTLSQYQVDVDPMTFLIGFRPFAGKRTGPPEHANDDGEKRDGPPDHANDDAESPMELSKRRLPRNWVNFQQDGSGESLDGVDSSR; encoded by the coding sequence ATGGGTCAAGAAATATCCAGTTACACAGATCAGGCGAATAGTACGCTCCAGACGAATCGACGTCGGTTTCTTCAAGCTGCTGGCTTCACGGGACTCACCGGAATCACGTCGACTGTCTTCACGACAGCAACTGCAGTACCATCATCATCCAGCAATCCCGGCACGATCTCGAATCTCTCAGAATATATCGAGGCCCCCAGCGTGTTCAAGGAAAACCAAGAACCGCCACACGTCCACACGGCTATTCCCTTCAACTCGGTGTCGGCCGCGCGTGACGCTAATACACCTTTCACCGAACTCGAATCCCGTTTAAACGAATCCTCTAACTTTCGGTTACTGAATGGAAACTGGGATTTTGTTTGGTATAAGAAACCTGCAGATGTGCCTGATTCGTACGCGGATATCGATTGGGACACGATCACCGTTCCAAGTTGTTGGCAGACGCAGGGCTACGACCAGTTCGTCTATTTAAATACCCCACTGACGTGGACAGGGATCGACGAAGCAACGAACACGACTCCACCAGAAGTCCCTAATGACTACAACCCAGTCGGGACGTACCGCCGGGAATTCAGCGTCCCAAATGGCTGGGATGGTCGAGAAACATTCCTCCATTTCGAGGGTGTGAAGCAAGCATTCTTCGTATGGATTGATGACACCTACATCGGCTATAACCAGGGCTCGATGACGGCCACCGAATTCGACATCACAGACAATATTTCGTCCGGGTCCGAACACACCCTCACAGTTCAAGTGTATCGGTTCTCTGATGGTGAAGCGCTCGAGACGCAGGATATGTTCCGGTTTTCGGGGATCTACCGATCAGTCTACCTCTATTCAACACCACAGGTTCATCTTCGTGATTTTTTCGTTCGGACTAATCTTGATGACGACTTCGAGGACGCCACGCTTCGGGTGGACGCTGAACTGGCTAACTACACTGGAACAAATCAGGGTCATCATACGCTTCGAGGGCATCTCTTCGGCACAGATAACGCGAAAGTGTCAAGCTTTGAGACATCGGGGCTGGTCGGTCCTGAGGGTGTGACTCTCTCGGCGGAGACTACCGTCACCGAACTGGAGAAATGGTCAGCCGAAGATCCCACGCTCTATACGCTCGTACTCGAGCATGTGACTGGCGGATCAACCGCCGAGGCGATGTTTGAACCTGTTGGCTTCCGCGAGTTCACAATCAAGGATAACAAGATCCACGTCAACGGGCAACCGGTCAACATCCGTGGAGTAAACAGCCATGAGCACCACCCAGACCATGGACGATACGTGCCCATAGAGACGGTCAAAAAAGATTTCAGCCTGATGAAGAGGCACAATGTGAACGCCCTCCGGTGTTCGCACTACCCGCGGGATCCGTCAGTGTACTACCTCGCCGATGAGTACGGCCTCTACGTCCAGGACGAACTGAACGTAGAGACCCACTGGAACACAAACCTGCTCGGGCAGACCGACAACTGGGATGCACAGGCGCTTGAGCGGTTCCGGCGGATGATCCAGTGTGACAAAAACCGGCCCTGTATCTTCACGTGGAGCACCGGCAACGAAGCCGGTCTCCATAATGTACACTACGAGATGGCTGAGTATATAACAGGCGAGGATGAGGACAACGACGGCGACGCAGGCACTGGTATCGATCCCACTCGGTTCCTCTACCATCAAGACAACAGTGGCGGCTTTGGAAGCGGTTTCGGCGGAGATGCCCCATATGCGCCAATCATCGGACCGCGCTACCCTTCGCCAGATGGTATGAAAGCGGCGATAGAAGCAAATTCGGAGGGCAAACCGATCATTATGGGCGAGTACGCTCACGCAATGGGCAATAGTGGCGGTTTATTCCATGATTTTTGGAAATGGATACAGCCCGATCACAGAACCGTCACGGAGACGATCTTCACGGATCAATCTAGTGCCAGTAACGACGGGACATTGGTCGGTGACCTGCAGATCGTTGAGGAGGACAACGGGGCGGTAATCCTTGATAACGACGGTTATATTAATGTGGGTGAAGACTCGAGTCTCGATTTCAGCGAACCGGGATTCACGGTATGGGCCCGCGTTAAGGACAAAGATATCCAAAACGACGATCCATACATTGCACGTGGTGATCAGCAGTACGCCCTAAAGATCATACCGGGTGACACAGTGCCGAAACTCCAGTTCTTCATCTATGACCGAAACAACAGTTGGCAGACCCTTAATGTGCCGGTGCCTGATGACTGGACGGACAGCTATCATGATGTTGTCGGTGTTGCAACGAATTCCACCCTGAAACTCTTGGTCGACGGTGAGCTTCTTGCCGAAGAATCCCACGATGCCTCGACGTTAAAGCCAGAGAACTATGACTATCCGGCTACGATCGGCTACAACGCTCAGGAGAACCGGTACACGGACGCGTCGATCAGTCAGATCAGAGTGTATAATCGAGCGTTATCGAACTCGGAGGTCAAAAGCGCGGTAAGTGATAGTTCACCGCCGAACAGCGCGGTTCTCTGGATGGATTTCAAGCAGTACACGCAAGATCCGGTACTCCGGCAATACGACGAATATGACCGCTTCCAAGGTGGGTTCGTTTGGGATTGGGTTAACCAAGCCGTCCACCGAACAACACAAGCTGACGGTGAAACAACCGAGTATAGATTCTATGACGACAACCCGTTCTGTTTGAACGGTGTTATTTCAGCGGATCGAGTCCCGCAACCGAGTCTCGAACAGTTGAAAAAGGCCCACCAACCGGTTGGCGTCACCGCTGTGGATCTCATCAACGGTGAGGTTAGAATCACCAACCACCTCCACTTCGCTAATCTGAATACGCTTGATACGACGTGGGAGCTTCGAGCGGACGATGAGATCCTCCAAAACGGAAACCTATCGACTGATATCGCACCTGATGAAAGCGCAGTAGTGAGTATTCCATTCAGTAAACCGGAACTGGAACCGGGGGTTGAGTACTGGCTCACGCTCCGCTTCAAGACGACAGAGGACACGAAGTGGGCGGATGCTGGCCACCAGCTCGCGTTCGATCAGCTGAAGGTGCCCTTTGACGTTCCCGAGCCATCGACGATACAAATCGATGAACTCCCAGGGCTTTCGGTCAGCGACGACGGCAGGCAGATCACTGTCGCTGGCGATGACTTCGAATACGTCCTCAGTAAGGACCAGGGGACGCTTTCGTCGGGGACTTACAACGGGACGGAGGTGGTGAGTGCTGGCCCGCTCCTCGATTTCTTCCGAGCACCCATCCAGAACGAAATCCAAGAATGGGGTGCTGCGGAATCGAATGAGTGGTACGATATCGGACTCGACAATCTTCAACACGAGGTAGAGTCCGTTGAAGCTGTGCAGGCCGAAGACTCAGTAGCCCACGTTGCGGTCGAAAGCTTTGTTTCGGGGAACACAAGCGATGCTGGCTTCAACACCCAGTACCGTTACAAGATCTTCGGAAGTGGAGATATCCTTCTTGGCGTCGATGTGGAGCCGAACCAAGCGCTCGTGGATGCCATTAGTCATTGGCTTCCTCGGATTGGCGTAACGATGGATGTCCCGAACACCCTCGATCAGTTTGAGTGGTATGGTCGTGGCCCGCACGAGACGTACCCCGACCGGAAGTGGGGGGCCGAGATCGGTGTTTATACAGGGAGCGTCGCCGATCAGTTCGTTCCCTACCAGCCACCATCAGACAACGGCAACAAAACGGATACTCGCTGGACGGCACTCACAAACGATGACGGAGTCGGGCTAGTCTCTTTCGGCCAGCCGGAGATGAACGTCAATCTCGACCAGTACAAGAATCTTGCCGAAGCGGACCACGTCTACGAACTGAAAGAAAAAGAAGACGTTACCACTGTCCATCTTGACCACGCGGTCGCGGGCGTTGGTGGCACACCAGCACAAACACTGTCACAGTACCAAGTAGATGTCGATCCGATGACCTTTCTTATTGGATTCAGGCCGTTTGCGGGCAAGCGTACTGGTCCACCTGAACACGCGAACGATGATGGAGAGAAACGAGATGGGCCGCCAGACCATGCGAATGACGACGCAGAATCGCCGATGGAGCTGAGCAAACGACGGCTCCCCCGCAACTGGGTGAATTTCCAACAAGATGGTTCTGGTGAATCGCTAGACGGCGTCGATTCGAGTCGCTAA
- a CDS encoding IclR family transcriptional regulator, giving the protein MRYGTRRQGRDRIQDVAPIFGVRGQTQERDHSRWRGTGEMTNMAVREGNELVVVHMSERDNAIEKQTPVGKRNHLHCTGLGKAVLAEPSKEQVHRIVGNVGLPASTSNTITGREGLFDALKNIRQQGYARDAEELYEGVYCIVTSVKKGDDLAGAISVTGHRCVGSVTNSIKQISGAPCSKRRASSS; this is encoded by the coding sequence GTGAGATACGGGACTCGTCGTCAAGGACGGGACCGAATACAGGATGTCGCTCCGATTTTTGGAGTTCGGGGACAGACTCAGGAACGTGATCACAGCCGTTGGAGAGGGACTGGCGAGATGACGAACATGGCCGTGCGGGAGGGCAACGAACTGGTCGTCGTCCATATGTCGGAAAGGGACAACGCGATCGAAAAACAGACACCTGTCGGAAAGCGCAACCATCTCCACTGCACGGGATTGGGCAAGGCAGTACTGGCCGAACCCTCCAAAGAGCAGGTCCACAGAATCGTCGGCAACGTTGGTCTCCCAGCATCGACCTCGAACACGATCACCGGTAGGGAGGGGTTATTTGATGCTCTCAAAAACATACGGCAACAGGGGTACGCGCGGGACGCAGAGGAGTTGTACGAGGGAGTCTACTGCATTGTGACATCAGTCAAGAAGGGTGACGATCTTGCCGGCGCAATCAGTGTGACTGGACACCGGTGCGTCGGTTCAGTAACGAACAGTATCAAGCAGATCTCAGGCGCTCCCTGCTCGAAGCGGCGAGCGTCATCGAGCTGA